One genomic window of Polyangiaceae bacterium includes the following:
- a CDS encoding HEAT repeat domain-containing protein, with the protein MGLLDAMFGGGTDLRLALDRPQGSPGGVVGGKVWLTGGKKPLKLTNLRVHLIYVSVQSNDEGGLPNIDTRVVGEQTVAAGVDLPPGSQHEYSFRITVPADTLPSAHNVSYKVQAVADIPSVKDPSAEADLKVVPADGNEHFALPLPEVLARFPGLQSRNEGELCDALYELFLECYSDAGKYQEVEPMLAQHMLQGTVQVRRKALEAWANLVDNRVQPQHLQSLYAVANTPGLDQETFDEVVKAACKFAEEGALHMVQQLAQSSDPHVRKSVAENLRFNAAERFQGKREMLIQLAQDSDPAVRAAGVSALSDFRDDAQIVYGVAQQCDTDGSEDVQSACIGTLCLAHNHGHGDVARAVFEKHMQNPSEKVREAIAENLHWQPENQMQWVWTMVQKLLADQSESVRRAMAFQFANLSQFPQLLPLIQHAAENDPSEAVRNDALQGMARLAPAPQLVAYYRHKLAQNPSRDVMWAIVRGLGDHSKDREAQRLLTELGQHPDPDIANAARESLSY; encoded by the coding sequence ATGGGTCTGTTGGACGCGATGTTTGGGGGCGGGACGGATTTGCGACTGGCACTGGATCGACCGCAGGGCTCCCCCGGCGGAGTGGTGGGCGGCAAGGTGTGGCTGACGGGCGGCAAGAAGCCGCTGAAGCTCACCAACCTGCGCGTTCATCTGATCTACGTCTCCGTTCAGTCGAACGACGAGGGGGGACTGCCCAATATCGACACGCGCGTCGTCGGCGAGCAGACCGTGGCGGCCGGCGTGGACCTACCTCCGGGCTCCCAGCACGAGTACTCCTTCCGCATTACCGTGCCGGCAGACACGCTGCCTTCCGCTCACAACGTGAGCTACAAGGTACAAGCCGTCGCCGACATTCCGTCGGTGAAGGATCCGAGCGCGGAAGCTGATCTCAAGGTCGTACCGGCGGACGGCAACGAACACTTCGCGTTGCCGCTGCCAGAGGTACTGGCCCGCTTCCCCGGGCTCCAAAGTCGCAACGAAGGCGAACTTTGCGACGCCCTCTACGAGTTGTTCCTGGAGTGCTACTCGGACGCAGGCAAGTACCAGGAAGTCGAGCCAATGCTCGCTCAGCACATGCTGCAAGGCACCGTACAGGTGAGACGCAAAGCGCTGGAGGCCTGGGCCAACCTGGTGGACAACCGAGTGCAGCCGCAGCACCTGCAGTCCCTGTACGCCGTAGCGAACACGCCGGGGCTGGACCAAGAGACCTTCGACGAGGTGGTCAAGGCAGCCTGCAAATTCGCGGAGGAAGGCGCGCTGCACATGGTGCAGCAATTGGCCCAGAGCTCCGACCCCCACGTGCGCAAGAGCGTGGCGGAAAACCTGCGCTTCAACGCTGCAGAGCGCTTCCAAGGCAAACGGGAAATGCTGATTCAGCTGGCGCAAGATTCCGATCCGGCGGTGCGCGCCGCGGGGGTATCGGCCCTGAGCGACTTCCGTGACGACGCGCAGATCGTGTACGGCGTCGCCCAGCAGTGCGATACCGACGGAAGCGAGGACGTGCAATCCGCCTGCATTGGCACGCTGTGCCTGGCGCACAACCATGGCCACGGCGACGTAGCGCGCGCGGTGTTCGAGAAGCACATGCAGAACCCGTCGGAGAAGGTGCGCGAAGCCATTGCCGAGAACCTGCACTGGCAACCCGAAAACCAGATGCAATGGGTCTGGACGATGGTGCAGAAGCTCCTGGCCGACCAGAGCGAGAGCGTGCGCCGGGCGATGGCTTTCCAATTCGCCAACCTGAGCCAGTTCCCGCAGCTGTTGCCCCTCATCCAACACGCGGCGGAGAACGACCCTTCGGAGGCCGTGCGCAACGACGCGCTCCAGGGCATGGCGCGCCTAGCCCCCGCCCCTCAGCTGGTCGCCTACTACCGCCACAAACTCGCGCAGAATCCCAGCCGCGACGTGATGTGGGCCATCGTGCGGGGACTCGGCGATCACAGCAAAGATCGCGAGGCTCAGAGGCTCCTCACGGAACTGGGCCAGCACCCTGACCCCGACATCGCCAACGCAGCCCGCGAGTCGCTGTCGTACTGA
- a CDS encoding metalloregulator ArsR/SmtB family transcription factor: MDADPLSRTFAALADPTRRAILARLAQGSATVKELSAPFNMSGPAISKHLRVLERAGLISQGREAQRRPRRLEAASIKAVADWSESYRQFWEESFDRLGDYLEVLQGRQPASKQSAKKASSPRRKGSRRARPRRSTKRGGAR; this comes from the coding sequence ATGGACGCGGACCCTCTGAGCAGAACCTTTGCGGCGCTGGCGGATCCCACACGCCGCGCCATCTTGGCGCGGCTCGCCCAAGGGTCGGCGACGGTGAAGGAGCTTTCGGCGCCCTTCAACATGAGCGGACCCGCAATCTCCAAACACCTGAGGGTACTGGAGCGCGCCGGGCTCATCAGTCAGGGCAGGGAAGCGCAGCGCCGCCCTCGTCGCCTCGAGGCCGCGTCCATCAAGGCCGTCGCGGACTGGTCGGAGTCCTACCGGCAGTTCTGGGAAGAGAGCTTCGACCGCTTGGGCGACTACCTCGAAGTGCTCCAGGGCCGCCAGCCCGCGAGCAAGCAATCCGCAAAGAAGGCGAGCTCGCCGCGCCGCAAAGGAAGCCGCCGCGCTCGGCCTCGCCGGTCAACGAAGCGCGGCGGAGCGCGATGA
- a CDS encoding PEGA domain-containing protein — MRFARLSSALLGALLFTGAGPAKAAPSLSAKVQTEAAQGGSDDKYDETLPPTVDEAAFEHARMMFGEGAAAYEAGRYPEAIDKFLVAASIYPNPQFSFNVAKAYDQLGDTAGALRFYREYLKQQRDAPDRETVQGRVRELELGLSRRGIQQLAVTSKPSGATLLIDGRPVGVTPWVGETWPGKHRLALRQPGYRDAETEVVLSRHRALDVALQLEARPKPSAQRPAGSISPRPSGRIGMLTWGALGIGVVGLGGALLSESASDQSGISRTSAFFAGVSTMAFAAGGTLLYLDLRGASAPGSDRAAAATDELRLGCWAAGCNVQLAHAF, encoded by the coding sequence ATGCGTTTCGCCCGCCTGAGTTCCGCACTGCTCGGCGCTCTTCTCTTCACCGGCGCCGGACCCGCGAAGGCCGCTCCCTCCCTGAGCGCGAAAGTGCAGACGGAAGCAGCCCAAGGCGGTAGCGATGACAAGTACGATGAAACCTTGCCGCCCACGGTCGACGAGGCGGCCTTCGAGCACGCTCGCATGATGTTCGGCGAAGGCGCTGCCGCCTACGAGGCCGGTCGATATCCGGAAGCCATCGACAAGTTCCTGGTCGCGGCGAGCATCTATCCGAATCCGCAGTTCTCTTTCAACGTCGCGAAGGCCTACGATCAGCTGGGCGATACGGCCGGCGCCCTGCGTTTCTATCGCGAGTACCTCAAGCAGCAGCGGGACGCACCGGACCGCGAGACGGTGCAGGGAAGGGTGCGAGAACTCGAACTCGGGCTGAGCCGACGGGGGATCCAGCAGCTCGCGGTCACATCAAAGCCGTCTGGAGCTACTCTGCTAATCGACGGCCGCCCCGTGGGGGTGACCCCCTGGGTTGGTGAGACGTGGCCGGGCAAGCACCGGCTAGCCTTGCGACAGCCGGGCTACCGGGACGCAGAAACCGAAGTGGTGCTCAGCCGCCACCGCGCACTGGACGTAGCACTGCAGCTCGAGGCGCGGCCGAAGCCCAGCGCCCAGCGGCCAGCTGGGTCGATCTCGCCGCGGCCCAGCGGGCGGATCGGCATGCTGACCTGGGGAGCGCTCGGCATCGGGGTCGTGGGTCTCGGTGGCGCCCTGCTCTCCGAGAGCGCCAGTGATCAGTCCGGTATTTCGCGGACGAGCGCATTCTTCGCAGGCGTGAGCACGATGGCCTTCGCGGCGGGCGGTACGCTGCTCTACTTGGATCTGCGAGGAGCCTCAGCTCCAGGCAGCGATCGCGCCGCGGCTGCGACGGACGAGTTGCGTTTGGGCTGTTGGGCGGCCGGCTGCAACGTGCAGTTGGCTCACGCCTTCTAG
- a CDS encoding SRPBCC family protein, translated as MSKQFAEREWSLDREIVIMRVYDAPRELVFEAWTNPEHVVQWFGPMGFTLTTQEIDIRVGGRWRFVFRGPDGTTYDNRMVFLEVKRPELLVFDHGADRDEDPGRFRVTVTFDEQTNGKTVVTLRQLHPTKEQRARTIAFGAVEFGLQTLDKLAAHLQGM; from the coding sequence ATGAGCAAGCAATTCGCCGAACGGGAATGGTCTCTAGATCGAGAAATCGTGATCATGCGGGTGTACGACGCGCCGCGGGAGCTCGTGTTCGAGGCCTGGACGAATCCGGAGCACGTCGTGCAATGGTTTGGGCCGATGGGTTTCACGCTGACGACGCAGGAGATCGACATCCGGGTCGGTGGCAGGTGGCGCTTCGTGTTTCGTGGCCCCGACGGAACGACCTACGACAACCGCATGGTCTTCCTGGAAGTGAAGCGACCTGAGTTGCTCGTGTTCGACCACGGCGCAGATCGCGACGAAGATCCCGGGAGGTTCCGCGTTACCGTGACCTTCGACGAGCAGACCAACGGCAAGACCGTGGTAACCCTTCGCCAGCTCCACCCGACGAAGGAGCAGCGCGCGCGGACCATCGCATTCGGGGCGGTGGAGTTCGGTCTGCAGACCCTCGACAAGCTGGCCGCCCACTTGCAGGGAATGTGA